In Acidovorax sp. 106, the following proteins share a genomic window:
- a CDS encoding DNA polymerase IV — protein sequence MDAFYASVELLRYPQLKGLPVVIGGGRRKVDDLLLQSPDGSGPREPCFIPVEDFPLLKDYVGRGVITTATYAARQFGVGSAMGMMKAAKLCPQAIVLPVDFDEVRKYSRTFKSAITEIAPVMQDRGVDEVYIDFTDVPGGQREGGRVLARLIQKSIFEKTGLTCSIGVAPNRLLAKMASEFNKPNGISIVYEEDLQPKIWPLNVRKINGIGPKAGEKLARLGIETIGQLAEQDEQRLIGHFGKSTGAWMHRVAWGRDDSPVVTESEPVSMSRETTFDRDLHAVRDRAELSRIFTDLCQRVAQDLQRKGYVGKTIGIKLRYEDFKTATRDHTLALATADAAVIRRTAGLCLKRVPLDKKLRLLGVRVATLHAAGAAADMDGTGAQPDAVAQSRKARQADMHTGSLF from the coding sequence ATGGATGCGTTCTACGCCTCGGTAGAGCTGTTGCGTTACCCGCAGCTCAAGGGCCTGCCCGTGGTGATTGGGGGCGGGCGGCGCAAGGTGGACGACTTGCTGCTGCAAAGCCCCGATGGCTCGGGGCCCCGCGAGCCTTGCTTTATTCCGGTGGAAGACTTTCCTCTGCTCAAGGACTACGTGGGCCGGGGCGTCATCACCACGGCCACTTACGCGGCGCGGCAGTTTGGCGTGGGCTCGGCCATGGGCATGATGAAGGCCGCCAAGCTGTGCCCGCAGGCCATCGTGCTGCCGGTGGACTTTGACGAGGTGCGCAAGTATTCGCGCACCTTCAAAAGCGCCATCACCGAGATTGCACCCGTGATGCAAGACCGGGGCGTGGACGAGGTGTACATCGACTTCACCGATGTACCAGGTGGCCAGCGCGAAGGCGGGCGGGTGCTGGCACGGCTCATCCAGAAGAGCATTTTTGAAAAGACGGGGCTGACCTGCTCTATTGGCGTGGCGCCCAACCGGCTGCTGGCCAAGATGGCCAGCGAGTTCAACAAGCCCAACGGCATCTCCATCGTGTACGAGGAAGACCTGCAGCCCAAAATCTGGCCGCTGAACGTGCGCAAGATCAATGGCATCGGCCCCAAGGCGGGCGAGAAGCTGGCGCGCCTGGGCATCGAGACCATTGGGCAACTGGCTGAGCAGGATGAGCAGCGGTTGATAGGCCACTTTGGCAAGTCCACCGGCGCCTGGATGCACCGCGTGGCCTGGGGCCGCGATGACAGCCCGGTGGTGACAGAAAGCGAGCCCGTGAGCATGAGCCGCGAAACCACCTTCGACCGTGACCTGCATGCCGTGCGCGACCGGGCTGAGTTGTCGCGCATCTTCACCGACCTGTGCCAGCGCGTAGCGCAGGACCTGCAGCGCAAAGGCTATGTGGGCAAGACGATTGGCATCAAGCTGCGCTATGAGGACTTCAAGACGGCGACACGGGACCATACGTTGGCCCTTGCAACGGCCGATGCTGCGGTGATCCGGCGCACGGCGGGGCTGTGCCTGAAAAGGGTGCCGCTGGACAAGAAGCTGCGCCTGCTGGGGGTGAGGGTCGCCACCTTGCATGCTGCGGGTGCTGCTGCGGATATGGACGGCACAGGTGCCCAGCCAGATGCAGTGGCACAGAGCCGCAAGGCACGGCAAGCCGACATGCACACTGGATCACTTTTTTGA
- a CDS encoding PAS domain-containing methyl-accepting chemotaxis protein, translated as MRINLPVTQQNYDFPGDELLVSSTNTKGEITHCNAAFVRVSGYSYEELIGQPHNIIRHPDMPAPAYKDMWRTIGRGEPWTGLVKNRRKNGDHYWVRANVTPIMEAGHPRGYMSVRTKPSAQEAAAAEALYAQMRAEAASGRASLRLEAGALRSVGWRGVVQRLGQLPLTQRMAWMLLWLVLLAMVPDLLGMQGTAATAARVGLLLLAAGAVLWRFQVAVVQGIGEASRFAADLSGCNLTSTMRADCPEPLRSLVHRLQQTQVNLRAVVGDVRTEVRHFTEAAAEIAQGSHDLSARTESQASSLQETAASMEELASTVRQTADTAAKVSHESEQSSQIATSGGQAVHELGASMRQMQQSSAKINEIVGLIEGIAFQTNLLALNAAVEAARAGEQGRGFAVVAGEVRALAQRSAGAAKEISGLINVTVSQIASGAQQMDHAGTTIGGVVDAVQRVSALVQQITAATKEQAIGIAQVNEAVTQLDTVTQQNAALVEESTASAQNLKSSAQALGLSVDVFKMN; from the coding sequence ATGCGTATCAATTTGCCAGTCACGCAACAGAATTACGATTTCCCGGGCGATGAGTTGCTCGTCTCCAGCACCAACACCAAGGGCGAGATCACGCACTGCAATGCGGCCTTTGTGCGGGTCAGCGGCTATAGCTATGAGGAGCTGATCGGGCAGCCCCACAACATCATCCGCCACCCCGATATGCCTGCGCCGGCCTACAAGGACATGTGGCGCACCATTGGCCGTGGAGAGCCTTGGACCGGGCTGGTCAAGAACCGCCGTAAAAACGGCGACCACTATTGGGTGCGCGCCAATGTCACCCCGATCATGGAGGCTGGCCACCCACGCGGCTACATGTCAGTGCGCACCAAGCCCAGCGCGCAAGAGGCGGCAGCGGCCGAGGCCTTGTATGCGCAAATGCGGGCAGAGGCCGCATCGGGCCGTGCCAGCCTTCGGCTGGAGGCGGGCGCGCTGCGCAGTGTGGGGTGGCGCGGCGTGGTCCAGCGGCTGGGGCAACTTCCACTCACCCAGCGCATGGCCTGGATGCTGCTGTGGTTGGTTCTGCTGGCCATGGTGCCTGACCTGCTGGGCATGCAGGGCACTGCAGCCACGGCTGCAAGGGTGGGGCTTTTGTTGCTGGCTGCGGGCGCGGTGCTGTGGCGCTTTCAGGTGGCGGTGGTGCAAGGCATTGGCGAAGCCAGTCGTTTTGCTGCCGATTTGTCGGGGTGCAACCTGACCTCGACAATGCGGGCCGACTGCCCCGAGCCGCTGCGCAGCCTGGTGCACCGCCTGCAGCAAACCCAGGTGAACTTGCGCGCCGTGGTGGGTGATGTGCGCACGGAGGTGCGCCACTTCACCGAGGCTGCTGCAGAGATTGCACAAGGCAGCCACGATCTGTCGGCACGCACCGAATCACAAGCGAGCAGCCTGCAAGAGACTGCGGCATCGATGGAGGAGCTGGCCAGCACCGTGCGCCAGACGGCCGACACTGCGGCCAAGGTGTCGCATGAGAGTGAGCAAAGCAGCCAGATCGCTACCAGCGGCGGGCAGGCCGTGCATGAGCTGGGGGCGTCCATGCGGCAGATGCAGCAGTCTTCGGCCAAGATCAATGAGATCGTGGGTTTGATCGAGGGCATCGCGTTCCAGACCAATTTGCTGGCGCTCAATGCCGCGGTGGAGGCGGCCCGTGCAGGTGAGCAGGGCCGTGGCTTCGCGGTGGTGGCGGGTGAGGTGCGGGCGCTGGCGCAGCGCAGCGCCGGCGCGGCCAAAGAGATCAGCGGCCTGATCAATGTCACTGTCAGCCAGATTGCCAGCGGTGCACAGCAGATGGACCATGCGGGCACCACCATTGGCGGGGTGGTGGATGCAGTGCAGCGCGTCAGTGCCTTGGTGCAGCAAATCACTGCGGCCACCAAGGAGCAGGCCATTGGCATCGCGCAGGTGAATGAGGCCGTCACGCAGCTCGACACCGTCACGCAGCAAAACGCCGCTTTGGTCGAAGAGTCCACCGCTTCTGCCCAAAACCTCAAGTCCAGCGCGCAGGCGCTGGGGTTGTCGGTGGATGTTTTTAAGATGAATTGA
- the queF gene encoding NADPH-dependent 7-cyano-7-deazaguanine reductase QueF (Catalyzes the NADPH-dependent reduction of 7-cyano-7-deazaguanine (preQ0) to 7-aminomethyl-7-deazaguanine (preQ1) in queuosine biosynthesis) has translation MTNTPEQSQLGKASAYTDQYDPTLLFPIPRAGKRAEIGIADAPPFFGADLWTAFEVSWLNLRGKPQLALVHFTIPCESPNIVESKSFKLYLNSFNNTRFADASEVQARLRADISEAVWRGAPHPATVGVKLIAPELFDQEPVHELDGLSLDRLDVECTHYQPAPELLKAQFDEAPVTEVLTSNLLKSNCLVTGQPDWGSVQIRYTGAQIDQEGLLQYLVSFRNHNEFHEQCVERIFMDVWTRCQPIKLMVYARYTRRGGLDINPLRTSHPQALPANVRTARQ, from the coding sequence ATGACCAACACCCCTGAACAATCTCAGCTGGGCAAAGCCTCGGCCTACACCGACCAGTACGACCCGACGCTGCTCTTCCCCATCCCACGCGCGGGCAAGCGGGCCGAGATCGGCATTGCCGACGCGCCACCGTTTTTCGGGGCCGATCTGTGGACGGCGTTTGAGGTGTCCTGGCTGAACCTGCGCGGCAAGCCCCAGCTGGCGCTGGTGCACTTCACCATCCCGTGCGAGTCGCCCAACATCGTCGAGAGCAAGTCCTTCAAGCTCTACCTCAACAGCTTCAACAACACCCGCTTTGCCGATGCCAGCGAGGTGCAAGCCCGCCTGCGCGCCGACATCAGCGAGGCCGTGTGGCGCGGCGCGCCCCACCCCGCCACCGTGGGTGTGAAGCTGATTGCGCCCGAACTGTTTGACCAGGAACCCGTGCACGAGCTGGACGGCCTGAGCCTGGACCGCCTGGACGTGGAATGCACCCACTACCAGCCCGCGCCCGAACTGCTCAAAGCCCAGTTTGACGAAGCCCCGGTGACCGAGGTGTTGACCAGCAACCTGCTCAAAAGCAATTGCCTGGTCACCGGCCAGCCCGACTGGGGCAGCGTGCAGATCCGCTACACCGGAGCGCAGATCGACCAGGAGGGGCTGCTGCAGTACCTCGTGAGCTTTCGCAACCACAACGAGTTCCACGAGCAGTGTGTGGAGCGCATCTTCATGGACGTGTGGACGCGCTGCCAACCCATCAAGCTGATGGTGTACGCCCGCTACACGCGCCGGGGCGGGCTGGACATCAACCCCCTGCGCACCAGCCACCCCCAGGCGCTACCCGCCAACGTGCGCACAGCGCGGCAGTAA
- a CDS encoding 2OG-Fe(II) oxygenase: MAPSPAQHSTTTRKPSAQSITPELRRWIIEQAQAGFSAPVVLQSMRDAGWDEDVAADAMETTLQEHLNTLAVQQGQPSAVPVPEPLLGDSPALLDAGDRQVQVLLQLAKPRVVVFGNLLSPEECDALIAAASPRMARSLTVATKTGGEEVNDDRTSDGMFFQRGESTLVQTIEERIAKLLQWPIENGEGVQVLHYRPGAEYKPHYDYFDPAEPGTPTIVKRGGQRVGTLVMYLNTPEKGGGTTFPDVFLEVAPQRGNAVFFSYERPHPSTQTLHGGAPVIAGEKWIATKWLREREFK; this comes from the coding sequence ATGGCCCCATCCCCTGCCCAGCACAGCACCACCACCCGCAAGCCCTCGGCCCAGTCCATCACCCCCGAGCTGCGCCGCTGGATCATCGAGCAGGCCCAGGCGGGCTTCTCAGCCCCCGTGGTGCTGCAATCCATGCGCGATGCAGGCTGGGACGAGGACGTGGCCGCCGACGCCATGGAAACCACGCTGCAAGAGCACCTGAACACGCTCGCCGTGCAACAAGGCCAACCCAGCGCCGTGCCGGTGCCCGAGCCCTTGCTGGGCGACTCCCCTGCCCTGCTGGACGCCGGCGACCGCCAGGTGCAAGTGCTGCTGCAACTGGCCAAGCCCCGCGTGGTGGTGTTTGGCAACCTCCTCTCTCCAGAGGAATGCGATGCCCTGATTGCCGCCGCCAGCCCGCGCATGGCCCGCTCGCTCACGGTGGCTACCAAGACAGGCGGCGAAGAGGTGAACGACGACCGCACCAGTGACGGCATGTTCTTCCAACGCGGCGAAAGCACTTTGGTGCAGACCATTGAGGAGCGGATTGCCAAGCTGCTGCAATGGCCCATCGAAAACGGTGAAGGCGTGCAAGTGCTGCACTACCGCCCCGGGGCCGAATACAAGCCCCACTACGATTACTTTGACCCTGCCGAGCCCGGCACGCCCACCATCGTCAAGCGCGGTGGGCAGCGCGTGGGCACGCTGGTGATGTACCTCAACACCCCAGAAAAAGGCGGCGGCACCACCTTCCCCGATGTGTTCCTGGAAGTCGCCCCCCAGCGCGGCAATGCCGTGTTCTTCAGTTACGAGCGGCCCCACCCCTCCACCCAAACGCTGCACGGCGGTGCACCGGTGATTGCGGGTGAGAAGTGGATCGCCACCAAGTGGCTGCGCGAGCGCGAGTTCAAATAA
- the yaaA gene encoding peroxide stress protein YaaA: MLFLLSPAKSLDYDTPVPESLPHTRPQFVPQSTALIEVLREKSVQDIASLMDLSDPLAALNVARYQAWKPQFTAHNSRQAVLAFNGDVYEGLQARSLGADDLDWAQRHVAILSGLYGVLRPLDRMQPYRLEMGTRLATEAGNTLYQYWGRQIAEHLNTQLRSDTTPVVVNLASQEYFKAVDRKALKARVIECVFEDWQGGAYKIISFYAKRARGLMARYAITQRLSTPHQLEGFDLEGYAFDALASEPERLVFRRKPA; this comes from the coding sequence ATGCTGTTTTTGCTGTCCCCCGCCAAGTCACTGGATTACGACACCCCCGTCCCAGAGAGTCTGCCGCACACACGCCCACAGTTCGTGCCCCAGTCCACCGCGTTGATTGAAGTGCTGCGCGAAAAGTCTGTGCAAGACATTGCCTCGCTCATGGACCTGAGCGACCCCTTGGCGGCGCTGAACGTGGCCCGCTACCAGGCCTGGAAGCCGCAGTTCACCGCCCACAACTCACGCCAAGCCGTGCTGGCCTTCAACGGCGATGTGTACGAGGGTTTGCAAGCCCGCAGCCTGGGGGCGGACGACCTGGACTGGGCGCAGCGCCACGTGGCGATCCTAAGCGGCCTGTACGGCGTATTGCGCCCGCTGGACCGCATGCAACCCTACCGCCTGGAGATGGGCACGCGCCTGGCCACAGAGGCGGGCAACACCCTGTACCAATACTGGGGCCGCCAGATTGCCGAGCACCTGAACACCCAGTTGCGCTCAGACACCACGCCCGTGGTCGTCAACCTTGCCTCGCAGGAGTACTTCAAGGCGGTAGACCGCAAGGCCCTCAAGGCCCGCGTGATCGAATGCGTGTTTGAGGACTGGCAAGGCGGCGCCTACAAAATCATCAGCTTTTACGCCAAGCGCGCACGCGGGTTGATGGCGCGCTATGCCATCACCCAGCGGCTGAGCACACCGCACCAGCTCGAAGGCTTTGACCTGGAGGGCTACGCCTTTGACGCGCTAGCATCCGAGCCTGAGCGACTGGTGTTCCGGCGCAAGCCCGCTTGA
- a CDS encoding Rne/Rng family ribonuclease encodes MKRMLINATQPEERRLAIVDGQKLLDYEIEIEGREQRKGNIYKAVVTRVEPSLEACFVDYGEDRHGFLPFKEISRSYFTPGVSPSQARINEVIKEGQELLVQVEKEERGNKGAALTTFVSLAGRYVVLMPNNPRGGGVSRRIEGEDRAELKEAMDQLEYPNGMSIIARTAGIGRTAPELQWDLNYLLKLWNAIDGAAKGGKGAFLIYQESSLVIRAIRDYFNNDIGDILIDTDDIYEQAQQFMAHVMPEHAARVKRYRDDAALFSRFQIEHQIESAYARTVQLPSGGAIVIDHTEALVSVDVNSARAIKGGDIEETATRTNLEAADEVARQMRLRDLGGLIVIDFIDMEESKNRREVENRLRDALRQDRARVQFGTISKFGLMEMSRQRLKPALSEGSSIPCPRCGGAGHIRDTESSALQILRIIQEESMKDNTAAVHCQVPVEVASFLLNEKRTEIAKIELKQRVSVLMVPNKTLETPNYRLERLKHDDPRLDHIDASYKLAEDVEDPTAVTRRSQEPTNKQTPVIKGVLPDAPAPVAEPRPEGVARPARNGNGHAPRNGTAAQAAPAPAPAAAVPQKKGFFAWLKSLFGFGAAPAPAPVATPAPTAPAEGNGRGESRRDGRSEGRGRRGGRDGARDGSREGGRDTNRDAAGNVTEGRGRRNDRGTEGRAPRDGDRRPEGESRNAEGRNTEAREGRNGRDGRGRRDAEGRSTNAALSGEQNAAPAEALANVNANGADAGTAPARGERGPRRERGDRGEGGRRERGERSPRNAEGQERSAPAMDFVDTSPMASLPDLDLTGNEVATPAAAPATEERRERRSRDRYGRDRRERGERAPREGSDNAAEAQPLNAVPAADAAPTVAEDAPRRSYFSSPTADAPASTGVAVAEVAPREQAVPAPVAAPSAPVATAPAAQPVAAAQAKPSGMPRVQSYTLPMDSLHQVATASGLQWVNSDSDKVAAVQAAIAAEPKPVHVPRARPPVVVLDEGPLVLVETRRDLAAMTLPFEQPPAA; translated from the coding sequence ATGAAGCGGATGCTCATCAACGCCACGCAGCCCGAAGAACGCCGCCTGGCCATCGTCGACGGACAAAAGCTCCTCGACTACGAAATCGAAATCGAAGGGCGCGAACAGCGCAAGGGCAACATCTATAAAGCCGTCGTCACGCGCGTAGAGCCCTCGCTCGAAGCCTGTTTTGTGGACTACGGCGAAGACCGCCACGGCTTCCTGCCATTCAAGGAAATCTCGCGCAGCTACTTCACCCCCGGTGTCTCGCCCAGCCAGGCCCGCATCAATGAAGTGATCAAGGAAGGCCAGGAACTGCTGGTCCAGGTCGAAAAGGAAGAGCGCGGCAACAAGGGCGCCGCCCTGACCACGTTCGTGTCACTGGCCGGCCGCTATGTGGTGCTGATGCCCAACAACCCCCGTGGCGGTGGCGTATCGCGCCGCATCGAGGGCGAGGACCGCGCCGAGCTCAAGGAGGCGATGGACCAGCTGGAATACCCCAACGGCATGTCCATCATCGCGCGCACCGCTGGCATTGGCCGCACCGCGCCCGAGCTGCAGTGGGACCTGAACTACCTGCTCAAGCTGTGGAACGCCATCGACGGCGCCGCCAAGGGTGGAAAGGGCGCCTTCCTGATCTATCAGGAATCGAGCCTGGTGATCCGCGCGATCCGCGACTACTTCAACAACGACATCGGTGACATCCTCATCGATACCGACGACATCTACGAACAGGCACAGCAGTTCATGGCGCACGTCATGCCCGAGCATGCCGCCCGCGTGAAGCGCTACCGCGACGACGCCGCCCTGTTCAGCCGCTTCCAGATCGAGCACCAGATCGAGTCGGCCTACGCCCGCACCGTGCAACTGCCCTCGGGCGGCGCCATCGTGATCGACCACACCGAAGCACTGGTGTCGGTGGACGTGAACTCGGCCCGCGCCATCAAGGGCGGCGACATCGAGGAAACCGCCACCCGCACCAACCTGGAAGCCGCCGACGAAGTGGCCCGCCAGATGCGCCTGCGCGACCTGGGCGGCCTGATCGTGATCGACTTCATCGACATGGAAGAGTCGAAGAACCGCCGCGAAGTCGAAAACCGCCTGCGCGACGCCCTGCGCCAAGACCGCGCCCGCGTGCAGTTCGGCACGATCAGCAAGTTCGGCCTGATGGAAATGAGCCGCCAGCGCCTGAAGCCCGCTTTGAGCGAAGGCTCCTCCATCCCCTGCCCCCGCTGCGGCGGTGCAGGCCACATCCGTGACACGGAATCGTCGGCCCTGCAGATCCTGCGGATCATTCAGGAAGAGTCGATGAAGGACAACACCGCTGCCGTGCACTGCCAAGTGCCCGTGGAAGTGGCTTCGTTCCTGCTCAACGAAAAACGCACCGAGATCGCCAAGATCGAACTCAAGCAACGCGTGAGCGTGCTGATGGTGCCCAACAAGACGCTGGAAACCCCCAACTACCGCTTGGAACGCCTCAAGCACGACGACCCACGCCTGGACCACATCGACGCAAGCTACAAGCTGGCCGAAGACGTGGAAGACCCCACCGCCGTGACGCGCCGCTCGCAAGAGCCGACCAACAAGCAGACGCCAGTGATCAAGGGCGTGCTGCCTGATGCGCCCGCTCCGGTGGCCGAGCCCCGCCCCGAAGGCGTTGCGCGCCCTGCCCGCAATGGCAATGGCCACGCCCCCCGCAACGGCACTGCTGCACAAGCCGCGCCAGCACCTGCCCCCGCCGCAGCTGTGCCACAAAAAAAGGGCTTCTTTGCCTGGCTCAAGAGCCTGTTTGGCTTTGGTGCAGCCCCTGCACCAGCCCCAGTGGCAACACCTGCGCCTACTGCACCCGCGGAAGGCAATGGACGTGGTGAATCGCGCCGCGATGGCCGCAGCGAAGGCCGGGGCCGCCGTGGTGGCCGAGACGGCGCCCGTGACGGCAGCCGCGAAGGTGGCCGCGACACCAATCGCGATGCTGCTGGCAATGTGACCGAAGGCCGTGGACGTCGCAACGACCGCGGCACCGAAGGCCGTGCCCCGCGCGACGGCGACCGCCGCCCAGAAGGCGAAAGCCGCAATGCCGAAGGCCGCAACACCGAGGCACGTGAGGGCCGCAATGGTCGCGATGGCCGTGGCCGCCGCGACGCCGAAGGCCGCAGCACCAACGCCGCCCTGAGCGGTGAGCAAAATGCGGCCCCCGCAGAAGCCCTGGCCAACGTCAACGCCAACGGCGCTGATGCCGGCACAGCACCAGCACGCGGCGAACGCGGCCCACGCCGTGAACGCGGTGACCGTGGTGAGGGCGGCCGCCGCGAGCGCGGGGAACGCAGCCCGCGCAATGCCGAAGGCCAGGAGCGCAGCGCGCCAGCCATGGACTTTGTGGACACGTCGCCCATGGCGTCGCTGCCCGACCTGGACCTGACGGGCAACGAGGTTGCCACCCCAGCGGCAGCACCCGCGACGGAGGAACGGCGCGAGCGCCGCTCCCGCGACCGCTACGGCCGTGACCGCCGCGAGCGTGGCGAACGTGCGCCCCGTGAAGGCAGTGACAACGCCGCAGAGGCCCAGCCACTGAACGCAGTCCCAGCAGCAGACGCTGCCCCGACCGTGGCAGAAGATGCGCCACGCCGCAGCTACTTCAGCAGCCCCACAGCAGATGCCCCAGCCTCGACAGGTGTGGCAGTTGCAGAAGTTGCCCCTCGCGAGCAGGCTGTACCTGCACCGGTGGCAGCACCATCGGCTCCCGTCGCAACAGCCCCTGCGGCCCAACCTGTGGCAGCAGCCCAGGCTAAGCCCTCGGGCATGCCCCGCGTGCAGTCCTACACGCTGCCGATGGATTCGCTGCACCAAGTGGCCACCGCCTCAGGGCTGCAGTGGGTGAACTCGGACAGCGACAAGGTCGCTGCCGTGCAGGCCGCCATTGCGGCAGAACCCAAGCCCGTGCACGTTCCCCGTGCACGCCCACCGGTTGTGGTGCTGGACGAAGGCCCGCTGGTGCTGGTGGAAACCCGCCGCGACCTGGCCGCCATGACGCTGCCATTTGAGCAGCCTCCAGCGGCGTAA
- a CDS encoding RluA family pseudouridine synthase, giving the protein MKHIIGGKPPLDRAPASNPPAVRLVEVDEDSAGQRLDNFLIRHLKGVPKTHVYRIIRSGEVRINKGRVSADTRVESGDVVRLPPVRVSDKVAEKAERPAPAREFPILLEDEHVLAIDKPAGVAVHGGSGVSFGVIEQLRQARPQAKLLELVHRLDRETSGILLVAKKRSALTHLQDQFRERETGKTYLALVTGSWTASNKVIDLPLHKYLQADGERRVRVTTVDDPEGMRSITLVKVRQAVPARPLQGLPAMTLLEVTIKTGRTHQIRVHLASQGHPIVGDDKYGDFDLNKRLHRLGLKRMFLHAWRLQFSHPASAERVTLNAPLPPELADFIPSV; this is encoded by the coding sequence GTGAAACACATTATAGGGGGCAAACCACCGCTGGACCGGGCCCCGGCTTCCAACCCTCCTGCAGTCCGTCTGGTCGAAGTCGATGAGGATTCGGCGGGGCAGCGGCTTGATAACTTTTTGATACGCCACCTCAAAGGGGTACCGAAAACCCACGTCTATCGCATCATCCGCAGCGGCGAGGTGCGCATTAACAAAGGCCGCGTCAGTGCAGACACTCGGGTGGAGTCCGGCGATGTGGTGCGCCTGCCGCCGGTGCGGGTGTCGGACAAAGTGGCCGAGAAGGCCGAGAGGCCTGCGCCCGCGCGTGAATTCCCCATTCTTTTGGAAGATGAGCATGTGCTCGCTATCGACAAGCCCGCCGGTGTGGCGGTGCATGGCGGCAGCGGCGTGAGCTTTGGCGTCATTGAGCAACTGCGCCAGGCACGCCCCCAGGCCAAGTTGCTGGAGCTGGTGCACCGGCTGGACCGCGAAACCTCCGGCATCTTGCTGGTGGCGAAGAAAAGGTCTGCGCTCACTCACTTGCAAGACCAGTTCAGGGAACGGGAGACTGGCAAAACCTACCTGGCGTTGGTCACGGGTTCATGGACGGCCAGCAACAAGGTGATCGACTTGCCGTTGCACAAATACCTGCAGGCCGATGGTGAGCGCCGGGTGCGTGTCACCACGGTAGATGACCCGGAAGGGATGCGCTCTATCACTCTGGTCAAGGTGCGCCAAGCGGTGCCTGCGCGGCCCTTGCAAGGCTTGCCTGCGATGACGTTGCTGGAGGTCACCATCAAGACCGGTCGCACGCACCAGATCCGGGTCCACTTGGCCAGCCAGGGCCATCCCATTGTGGGCGACGACAAATACGGCGACTTTGACCTGAATAAGCGGTTGCACAGACTGGGGCTCAAGCGCATGTTTTTGCATGCGTGGCGGTTACAGTTCAGCCACCCTGCCAGCGCGGAGCGTGTGACATTGAACGCCCCGCTGCCCCCTGAACTGGCAGACTTCATTCCCTCTGTTTGA
- a CDS encoding HAD family hydrolase gives MPSQVRSRRFDLIAFDWDGTLYDSTAIIVRSIQEAVRDVGGTVPSDKEAAYVIGMALMPALAHAAPDVPPEKYTELGNRYRFHYLQHQDDLSLFDGVLPMLSALRERGHLLAVATGKSRRGLDDVLQAVDLRGVFDGSRTADQTAGKPHPLMLQELMAEFDVAPERLLMIGDTTHDLQMAQNAGCASVGVSYGAHEPDAFHVLQPLYVAHSVAQLHEWLQQEA, from the coding sequence ATGCCGTCCCAAGTCCGTTCGCGCCGCTTTGACCTGATCGCTTTTGATTGGGATGGCACCCTGTACGACTCCACCGCCATCATCGTGCGCTCCATCCAGGAGGCTGTGCGCGATGTGGGCGGCACAGTGCCATCGGACAAGGAAGCGGCCTATGTGATCGGCATGGCCCTGATGCCCGCCTTGGCGCATGCCGCTCCGGATGTGCCTCCTGAAAAATACACCGAGCTGGGCAATCGCTACCGGTTTCACTACCTGCAGCACCAGGACGATTTGAGCTTGTTCGATGGCGTGTTGCCGATGTTGTCGGCCCTGCGCGAGCGCGGGCACCTGCTGGCTGTCGCCACCGGAAAAAGCCGCCGTGGCCTTGATGATGTTTTGCAGGCGGTAGATTTGCGCGGGGTGTTTGATGGCTCGCGCACTGCAGACCAGACAGCGGGCAAGCCCCATCCTTTGATGTTGCAGGAGCTGATGGCAGAGTTTGACGTGGCCCCTGAGCGCTTGCTCATGATTGGTGATACCACCCATGACCTGCAGATGGCCCAGAACGCAGGCTGCGCCAGCGTCGGTGTCAGCTATGGTGCCCACGAGCCCGATGCGTTCCATGTGCTGCAACCGTTGTATGTGGCGCATTCGGTGGCGCAGTTGCACGAGTGGCTGCAGCAGGAGGCTTGA
- a CDS encoding Rieske (2Fe-2S) protein — MSEQAVLLCGSAELCDGGMAVPFDVQYAGQVCRAFAIRYQGVVHAYLNRCTHVPMEMDYQPNRLFDDTGQWLLCATHGAAYLPSTGQCAGGPCRGGLVKIALSEAGGQVHWHTAHNLQPVAF, encoded by the coding sequence TTGTCTGAGCAGGCTGTTTTGTTGTGTGGCAGCGCAGAGCTGTGCGATGGGGGCATGGCCGTGCCGTTTGATGTGCAGTATGCGGGCCAGGTTTGCCGCGCATTTGCCATTCGTTACCAGGGCGTTGTCCATGCCTATCTGAACCGCTGCACCCATGTGCCCATGGAAATGGACTACCAGCCCAACCGTTTGTTTGATGACACAGGTCAATGGTTGTTGTGTGCTACGCACGGTGCTGCATATTTGCCCAGCACTGGCCAGTGTGCTGGCGGGCCTTGTCGTGGCGGACTGGTGAAAATTGCCTTGTCCGAGGCTGGTGGCCAGGTGCACTGGCATACTGCTCACAACCTGCAACCGGTGGCGTTTTAG